The genomic interval TCGGCGGCGTCGGCGCCCGCGCACCAGCGCTCGACGTCCAGGGGCAGCAGCCAGCCGTCCGTACGGCGCAGGAACAGCGGGCCGTGGCCGTTGCGCAGGGCGTTGGCGTACGGGCCGTACGGGCCCGTGCCCCAGGCGGCGGCGTTGCCCCCGGCGGGCGGCGGCAGGGTCGTACTCACAGGTCCGCCCGGTCGGCCGCGGTCCGGGTCAGCCGGGCGTAGGTCGCGGCGAACCGCCCGTGCGGCGCGGCGGCGGCGACGTACGCGGCATCGGCCGCCGTGTCCACGTCGCGCAGCGTCGGCAGGTCGCGCACGGTCAGTCCGGCGTCGACCAGGCGCCCGCGCTGTACGGCGCCGGTCTCGGGCACGGACATGGGTACGCCGCGCAGGAGGCCGGGGTCCGGCGCTGCCAGGCCGAGTGCCCAGAACCCGCCGTCGTCGGCGGGGCCGAACCACGCGTCGCAGCCGTGCCAGGCGAACGGGGCGAGGGCGGCGGCGAGGAGGGCGTGGCTGACCTGCGGAGTGTCCATGCCGATGAGGAGTACGGGGCCTTCGCAGGCGCCGAACGCCGCGGCGAGCCGTTCGTCGAGGCCGCCCGCGCTCTGCCGTACGACGTCGATGCCGGGCGGCAGCCAGGGACCCGGCTGCCCGTCGAGTACGACGGCGCGGCGCAGGGCGGGCAGGGTGAGCACGGTCCGCAGTGTGTCGCTGAGCGCGGCTTCGGCGAGGAGCGCGGCCTGGGCGGGGGTGAAGGGCGGGGTCAGCCGGGTCTTGACCCGGCCGGGGACCGGTTCCTTGGCGATGACCAGCAGGGTCGTCGGCCCGTCGGGGGAGCTGCGGGCGGCGGTCATCGGGGCACCCGCGTCCGCGGCGCCGGGGGCTGCCGCAGTATCGCCCGCATGTCGCGCACGGCGTGCCAGGTGCCCTGCCAGGTGCCGGTGACCTTGGACTTTCCGGTACGCGGCCGGTACGGGACGTCGGTTTCCGTGACCCGCAGTCCGGCGTCCGCCGCGCGGACGACCATCTCCAGCGGGTAGCCGCTGCGGCGGTCGGTGAGGCCGAGTGCCAGCAGGTCCGCGCGGCGTGCGGCCCGCATCGGGCCGAGGTCGTGCAGGCGCAGTCCGGTGCGGTGGCGCAGCATGCGCGCGAGGGCGAGATTCCCGGCCCGGGCGTGCAGCGGCCAGGCGCCGCGTCCCTGTGGGCGGCGTCGGCCGAGCGCCAAGTCGCTCTGCCCGTCGGCGACTTGGCGTACGAGATCGGGAAGCTGCGCCGGGTCGAGGGAGCCGTCGCAGTCGCAGAAACATACGTACTCGGCGTCGGCGGCGAGCAGCCCCGCGTGACAGGCCGCCCCGAATCCCCGCCGGGGCTCGTGGACGACGGTGGCTCCGAGCGAGCGGGCGAGCTCCGCCGATCCGTCCGTGGAGCCGTTGTCGACGACGATCGCGCGCCAGCCGTCCGGGATGCGGGCCAGCACGCTGGGCAGCGCCGCGACCTCGTCCAGGCAGGGGAGGACGACGTCGGCGCGAGGGCCGTGGGTTGGTGTCACGCCGTTCACCCTACGGAGCAGAATCCGGCATTTCGGACTTCCAATCCTTACGAAACGTGGACGCCTCACGAAACCTGGACATCGCCCTGCCCTCCGGTGGTGGCGGGGCGGGACCGGTCTCGCAGCGGTGCCGTGGCGAACTCCGCCATGCCTTCGGCGAATCCGACTTCCGGCTGCCAGCCCAGCTCGTTGCGCAGCCTGCGGGAGTCCGCCGTCACGTGCCGTACGTCCCCGAGCCGGTACTCGCCGGTGACCACCGGCGCCGGGCCCCCGTGCGCGGCGGCCAGTGCGGCGGCCATCTCGCCGATGGTGTGGGGCTCGCCGCTCCCGGTGTTGTACGCCGCGAAGCTGCCGGGTCCGCGCCCCGGCAGCGCCTCCAGAACCGCCGCATTGGCCGCCGCCACGTCCCGTACGTGTACGAAGTCCCGCCGCTGGCCCCCGTCTTCGAAGACCTGGGGCGCCTCGCCGCGGGCCAGGGCGGAGCGGAAGAAGGAGGCGACGCCGGCGTACGGGGTGTCGCGGGGCATCCCGGGGCCGTACACGTTGTGGTAGCGCAGCGACACCGCGCGCCCGCCCGTGGCACGTGCCCAGGCGGAGGCGAGATGCTCCTGGGCGAGTTTGGTGGCGGCGTAGACATTACGAGGGTCGGCGGGCGCGTCCTCGGCAACGAGAACCGGCGTCAACTCGGCGCCGCAGGACGGACATTGCGGCTCGAACCGGCCCGCGTCCAGATCGGCCACCGCGCGGGGGCCCGGCCGGACCCGCCCGTGACGGGGGCAGTCGTAGCGGCCCTCGCCGTAGACCACCATCGAACCGGCGAGCGCCAGCTCGCGCACCCCGGCGTCGGCCATCGCGGCGAGGAGCACCGCGGTCCCGAGGTCGTTGCAGCCGACGTACTCCGGCGCGTCCGCGAAGTCCTTGCCGAGGCCGACCATCGCCGCCTGGTGGCAGACGGCGTCGACGCCGCGCAGGACCGCGGCGACCGCATCCCGGTCCCGTACGTCCGCCACGATCAGCTGTGCGCCCGCCGGGGGCGGGGGGCGGTCCCCGCCGTGGGCCGAGGGCAGCAGCGCGTCGAGCACAACCGCTTCGTGGCCGCGCGAGGTGAGTGCGTCGACGATGTGTGACCCGATGAACCCGGCTCCGCCGGTGACCAGTACGCGCATGGGCGTCACGCTAAGTGCTGGGGGAGGGGGCGGGCCCGCTGCCGGGGTGTCACGTCACAGGAACGTAAGGCCTGCGCGGCGCGTCACGGGACGGCTGGCAAGCGCGACACGTCAGGGGGCCGTAAGGCAAGCGCGACCCGGAGGGCTGAGAGACCATGGGAGGCACCGGGCATCAAGCGGTGGGGGCGCGCGGAAGGAGGTCCTGGGATGGGTGCTGGCGAACCCGCCGCGACCGACCCCGAGCAGCCCAGGGGCAGCAGCGCGTCCGAGCCGGGTGGCCTGTTGGACGTACTCAACGTGGCCGCTGTGGTGCTGGACGCGGACGGGCGGATCGTGCTGTGGAGCCCGCAGGCCGAGCAGTTGTTCGGTTACGCCGCCGAGGAGGCCCTCGGCCAGTACGCGGGGCGGGTTCTCGTACACGAACAGCACCTCGATCTGGTGCGCCGGATGTTCGCT from Streptomyces spiramyceticus carries:
- a CDS encoding TIGR04282 family arsenosugar biosynthesis glycosyltransferase, which produces MTAARSSPDGPTTLLVIAKEPVPGRVKTRLTPPFTPAQAALLAEAALSDTLRTVLTLPALRRAVVLDGQPGPWLPPGIDVVRQSAGGLDERLAAAFGACEGPVLLIGMDTPQVSHALLAAALAPFAWHGCDAWFGPADDGGFWALGLAAPDPGLLRGVPMSVPETGAVQRGRLVDAGLTVRDLPTLRDVDTAADAAYVAAAAPHGRFAATYARLTRTAADRADL
- a CDS encoding glycosyltransferase family 2 protein → MTPTHGPRADVVLPCLDEVAALPSVLARIPDGWRAIVVDNGSTDGSAELARSLGATVVHEPRRGFGAACHAGLLAADAEYVCFCDCDGSLDPAQLPDLVRQVADGQSDLALGRRRPQGRGAWPLHARAGNLALARMLRHRTGLRLHDLGPMRAARRADLLALGLTDRRSGYPLEMVVRAADAGLRVTETDVPYRPRTGKSKVTGTWQGTWHAVRDMRAILRQPPAPRTRVPR
- a CDS encoding NAD-dependent epimerase/dehydratase family protein, with the protein product MRVLVTGGAGFIGSHIVDALTSRGHEAVVLDALLPSAHGGDRPPPPAGAQLIVADVRDRDAVAAVLRGVDAVCHQAAMVGLGKDFADAPEYVGCNDLGTAVLLAAMADAGVRELALAGSMVVYGEGRYDCPRHGRVRPGPRAVADLDAGRFEPQCPSCGAELTPVLVAEDAPADPRNVYAATKLAQEHLASAWARATGGRAVSLRYHNVYGPGMPRDTPYAGVASFFRSALARGEAPQVFEDGGQRRDFVHVRDVAAANAAVLEALPGRGPGSFAAYNTGSGEPHTIGEMAAALAAAHGGPAPVVTGEYRLGDVRHVTADSRRLRNELGWQPEVGFAEGMAEFATAPLRDRSRPATTGGQGDVQVS